One genomic segment of Protaetiibacter intestinalis includes these proteins:
- the rsmD gene encoding 16S rRNA (guanine(966)-N(2))-methyltransferase RsmD: MTRIIAGYAGSLALTVPKVGTRPTSDRVREAIFSALDARGLVAGARVLDLYAGSGALGLEAASRGAAEITLVDHSRDAAVVSRRNAERVGRAAPADATPRIRAVVQPVQSFLAAAAGGWDLVFLDPPYDLTGAELVDDLLLLAPRVAPDAVIVVERSARDPEPAWPAGLSLDRRTAYGETAVFWLSPQSAQPTPPSQSA, encoded by the coding sequence GTGACGCGCATCATCGCCGGATACGCCGGCTCGCTCGCCCTGACGGTGCCGAAGGTCGGCACGCGTCCGACGAGCGACCGGGTGCGCGAGGCGATCTTCTCGGCGCTCGACGCGCGGGGGCTCGTCGCGGGGGCGCGCGTGCTCGACCTGTACGCCGGTTCGGGTGCGCTCGGCCTCGAGGCCGCGTCGCGCGGCGCGGCCGAGATCACGCTCGTCGACCATTCGCGGGATGCCGCGGTCGTCTCGCGCCGGAACGCGGAGCGCGTGGGGCGCGCGGCCCCCGCCGACGCGACCCCCCGCATCCGCGCGGTCGTGCAGCCGGTGCAGTCGTTCCTGGCGGCGGCCGCGGGCGGCTGGGATCTCGTGTTCCTCGACCCGCCCTACGACCTCACGGGGGCCGAGCTCGTCGACGACCTGCTGCTGCTGGCCCCGCGCGTCGCCCCGGATGCCGTGATCGTGGTCGAGCGTTCGGCGCGCGACCCGGAGCCGGCCTGGCCCGCCGGGCTCTCCCTCGACCGGCGCACCGCCTACGGCGAGACCGCGGTCTTCTGGCTCTCCCCGCAGTCGGCTCAGCCGACCCCGCCGTCCCAGTCGGCGTAG
- a CDS encoding iron chaperone yields MGTVDDYLADLDEPARATVAHLYEVARQTVPEAEQGTGYGMAALVYRGKPLLSVMRAKAHVGIYPFSPAAIEAIAGLLDGVDHAKGTIRVPIDAPLPDATLGALVAARRDQIDA; encoded by the coding sequence ATGGGAACCGTCGACGACTACCTGGCCGACCTCGACGAACCGGCACGGGCGACCGTCGCGCACCTCTACGAGGTGGCGCGGCAGACGGTGCCGGAGGCGGAGCAGGGCACCGGCTACGGGATGGCGGCGCTCGTCTACCGGGGCAAGCCGCTGCTCTCGGTCATGCGGGCGAAGGCGCACGTGGGCATCTACCCCTTCAGCCCGGCCGCCATCGAGGCGATCGCGGGGCTGCTCGACGGGGTCGACCACGCGAAGGGCACCATCCGCGTGCCGATCGACGCGCCGCTGCCCGATGCGACCCTGGGGGCGCTCGTGGCCGCCCGCCGTGACCAGATCGACGCGTGA
- a CDS encoding NAD(P)-dependent oxidoreductase yields the protein MTVGFAGLGIMGTPMAGRLREAGVPLAVWSRRPEACAELVARGAVAAPDAGALFAVSDAVILMLRDEAATDEVLARGTDVFAGRVAGRLVIVMGTNSPAYSAALEADIRAAGGRYVEAPVSGSRVPAERGELVVMLAGADDAALAEAAELLAPLGRAVVPCGAVPGALRTKVAVNHYMMAMVAALAESLTTARLAGLDVDAVLRVLEASPMDSAIGRVKGAKLVAGDETPQAAVSDVVKNCMLALDAARASGATTPIIELVASLYEATAASGHADADMVAVARRFA from the coding sequence ATGACGGTGGGATTCGCGGGCCTCGGCATCATGGGCACCCCGATGGCGGGACGGCTGCGGGAGGCGGGGGTGCCGCTCGCGGTGTGGAGCAGGCGCCCGGAGGCATGCGCCGAGCTGGTCGCCCGCGGGGCGGTCGCGGCGCCGGATGCGGGCGCGCTGTTCGCGGTGAGTGACGCCGTCATCCTCATGCTGCGCGACGAGGCGGCCACGGACGAGGTGCTCGCCCGCGGCACGGATGTCTTCGCCGGGCGGGTGGCGGGGCGCCTCGTGATCGTCATGGGCACCAACTCTCCCGCCTACTCGGCCGCGCTCGAGGCCGACATCCGCGCCGCGGGCGGTCGCTACGTGGAGGCACCCGTGTCGGGCTCCCGGGTGCCCGCGGAGCGCGGCGAGCTCGTCGTGATGCTGGCGGGCGCCGACGATGCGGCGCTCGCGGAGGCCGCAGAGCTGCTCGCCCCGCTCGGCCGGGCCGTCGTGCCGTGCGGGGCCGTTCCGGGGGCGCTGCGCACCAAGGTCGCCGTCAACCACTACATGATGGCGATGGTCGCGGCCCTCGCCGAGTCGTTGACGACGGCGCGGCTCGCGGGCCTCGACGTGGATGCCGTGCTGCGGGTGCTCGAGGCGAGCCCCATGGACAGCGCCATCGGCCGGGTGAAGGGCGCGAAGCTCGTCGCGGGCGACGAGACCCCGCAGGCGGCCGTCTCCGACGTCGTCAAGAACTGCATGCTCGCGCTCGACGCGGCCCGCGCCTCGGGCGCGACGACGCCGATCATCGAGCTCGTGGCATCCCTCTACGAGGCGACCGCGGCATCCGGCCACGCCGACGCCGACATGGTGGCCGTCGCCCGCCGCTTCGCCTGA
- a CDS encoding ATP-dependent DNA helicase RecG, which yields MDSPLDQRLASALGGRTAQVLEKSFGMHTVGDLLAHYPRRYGRRGELTALSELRIDEPVTIVAEVRSVTERRMQNRRGSILEATISDGHGILTLTFFNQGFRKNELRPGVRGIFSGKIGAYRGTRQLTHPDYELFDPDEAATMDAEQAQRWAETPVPLYPATASFPSWKLQKAVETILDVLPPLPDPVPDEVRAARGLMDFRDALVKVHRPETDADWRRARDALRFQEALVLQLALLGQRAERRAVTGPPRIPGALSEAFEAALPWALTDDQRAVGEQIEAEFLDGTPMNRLLQGEVGSGKTLVALRAMLAVAESGGQSAFLAPTEVLAGQHLRSIVAMLGPDLAARLRVTLLTGQLPAAERRKALLAAASGGAAIVVGTHALLGDQVTFADLGLVIVDEQHRFGVEQREALRLKGQAPHVLVLSATPIPRTVAMTVFGDLDVSTLRTLPAGRAPITSHVVPLAEHPGWEARVWERLAEELAQGRQGFVVCPAIEAGQLEEADAEELEGVEQAVPPAAVDETLARLRTHPSLAGRRIEPLHGRMSGEEKDRVMRAFAAGDIDVLVATTVIEVGVDVPNASTMIVLDADRFGVAQLHQLRGRVGRGGVPGIALFVTRAEQGSLARERVDAVAATLDGFELAQADLELRREGDVLGGTQSGRRSSLKLLRVIEDAEVIAEARAVAEGLLDADPALVGHEALREAVARRFDTAERAFLGKA from the coding sequence GTGGACTCGCCGCTCGACCAGAGGCTGGCATCCGCGCTCGGCGGTCGCACGGCGCAGGTGCTCGAGAAGTCCTTCGGCATGCACACGGTCGGCGATCTGCTCGCGCACTACCCGCGCCGCTACGGTCGCCGCGGTGAGCTGACCGCGCTCAGCGAGCTGCGCATCGACGAGCCGGTCACGATCGTCGCCGAGGTGCGCAGCGTCACCGAGCGGCGCATGCAGAACCGGCGCGGCTCGATCCTCGAGGCCACCATCAGCGACGGGCACGGCATCCTCACCCTCACCTTCTTCAACCAGGGCTTCCGCAAGAACGAGCTGCGGCCGGGCGTGCGGGGCATCTTCTCGGGCAAGATCGGCGCCTACCGCGGCACGCGGCAGCTCACCCACCCCGACTACGAGCTCTTCGACCCCGACGAGGCGGCCACCATGGACGCCGAGCAGGCGCAGCGCTGGGCCGAGACGCCGGTGCCGCTCTACCCCGCGACGGCGTCCTTCCCGAGCTGGAAGCTGCAGAAGGCCGTCGAGACGATCCTCGACGTGCTGCCGCCGCTGCCCGACCCGGTGCCGGACGAGGTGCGCGCGGCCCGGGGGCTCATGGACTTCCGCGACGCGCTCGTGAAGGTGCACCGCCCCGAGACGGATGCCGACTGGCGTCGCGCGCGCGACGCGCTGCGGTTCCAGGAGGCCCTCGTGCTGCAGCTGGCCCTGCTCGGGCAGCGCGCCGAGCGGCGCGCGGTGACGGGGCCGCCGCGCATCCCGGGCGCCCTCTCGGAGGCGTTCGAGGCCGCGCTCCCGTGGGCCCTCACCGACGACCAGCGGGCGGTGGGGGAGCAGATCGAGGCGGAGTTCCTCGACGGCACGCCCATGAACCGGCTGCTGCAGGGCGAGGTGGGTTCCGGCAAGACGCTCGTGGCGCTGCGGGCGATGCTCGCGGTGGCCGAGTCGGGTGGGCAGTCGGCGTTCCTCGCCCCCACCGAGGTGCTCGCCGGTCAGCACCTCCGCTCGATCGTGGCGATGCTCGGGCCCGACCTCGCGGCGCGGCTGCGGGTGACGCTGCTCACCGGGCAGCTGCCCGCCGCCGAGCGCCGCAAGGCGCTGCTCGCCGCGGCATCCGGCGGCGCCGCGATCGTCGTCGGCACGCACGCCCTGCTCGGCGACCAGGTCACCTTCGCCGACCTCGGGCTCGTGATCGTCGACGAGCAGCACCGCTTCGGGGTCGAGCAGCGCGAGGCGCTGCGACTCAAGGGGCAGGCGCCGCACGTGCTCGTGCTCTCGGCCACCCCCATCCCGCGCACCGTCGCGATGACCGTGTTCGGCGACCTCGACGTCTCGACCCTGCGCACCCTGCCCGCGGGCCGCGCGCCCATCACCTCGCACGTCGTGCCGCTCGCCGAGCACCCCGGCTGGGAGGCGCGCGTGTGGGAGCGCCTCGCCGAGGAGCTCGCCCAGGGCCGTCAGGGCTTCGTGGTGTGCCCCGCGATCGAGGCGGGGCAGCTCGAGGAGGCGGATGCGGAGGAGCTGGAGGGCGTCGAGCAGGCCGTGCCCCCCGCCGCGGTCGACGAGACGCTCGCCCGGCTGCGCACGCATCCCTCGCTCGCCGGGCGCCGCATCGAGCCGCTGCACGGGCGCATGTCGGGGGAGGAGAAGGACCGCGTGATGCGGGCCTTCGCCGCCGGCGACATCGACGTGCTCGTCGCGACGACCGTCATCGAGGTGGGCGTCGACGTGCCGAACGCCTCCACCATGATCGTGCTCGACGCCGACCGCTTCGGCGTCGCCCAGCTGCACCAGCTGCGCGGCCGCGTCGGGCGCGGCGGGGTGCCCGGCATCGCCCTGTTCGTGACGCGGGCCGAGCAGGGCAGCCTCGCGCGCGAGCGGGTCGACGCCGTCGCGGCGACGCTCGACGGCTTCGAGCTCGCCCAGGCCGACCTCGAGCTGCGCCGCGAGGGCGACGTGCTCGGCGGCACCCAGTCGGGGCGGCGCTCCTCGCTCAAGCTGCTGCGGGTGATCGAGGATGCGGAGGTGATCGCCGAGGCCCGCGCGGTGGCCGAGGGGCTGCTCGACGCCGATCCCGCGCTCGTCGGGCACGAGGCCCTGCGCGAGGCGGTCGCGCGCCGCTTCGACACGGCCGAGCGCGCGTTCCTCGGCAAGGCGTGA
- the coaD gene encoding pantetheine-phosphate adenylyltransferase produces the protein MTRIAVVPGSFDPVTLGHLDVIERAANLFDELHVLVVHNPDKSALLPIAQRVSLIQESIAEARIPGSILVTSWSVGLLVDYCTDVGASVLVKGIRSQVDVAYETPMAIVNRDLAKVETIFMLPDPAHAHVSSSLVRQVASLGGDVSPYVPRVVADFLEQPR, from the coding sequence ATGACCAGGATCGCCGTCGTTCCCGGGTCGTTCGACCCCGTCACGCTGGGCCACCTCGATGTCATCGAGCGTGCCGCGAACCTCTTCGACGAGCTGCACGTGCTCGTGGTGCACAACCCCGACAAGTCGGCGCTGCTGCCGATCGCGCAACGCGTGTCGCTCATCCAGGAGTCGATCGCGGAGGCCCGCATCCCCGGGAGCATCCTCGTGACCAGCTGGAGCGTCGGGCTGCTCGTCGACTACTGCACGGATGTCGGGGCGAGCGTGCTCGTGAAGGGCATCCGCTCGCAGGTCGACGTCGCCTACGAGACGCCGATGGCGATCGTGAACCGCGACCTCGCGAAGGTCGAGACGATCTTCATGCTGCCCGACCCCGCGCACGCGCACGTGTCGAGCTCGCTCGTGCGGCAGGTGGCGTCGCTCGGCGGCGACGTCTCGCCCTACGTGCCGCGGGTGGTCGCGGACTTCCTCGAGCAGCCGCGCTGA